A section of the Paenibacillus yonginensis genome encodes:
- a CDS encoding MFS transporter: MNELAAQAAAPALSSAAPAAEAIPLSKNKDFLLLLCAKAISRFGDSVDAIAYSWIVYMLTGSKLLMGTLFAVNTLPAIVLSIFTGVFVDRWPKKIIVIAADYGRGTIVFLTGLLYLTGQLEVWHLFLFTLLISSLEAFASPAGNAWIPSILGKSQLLKGNSLSGSVAQTAELIGLAAAGGIIAFFGSTGALWVDAATFLLSGLLLGFVRSGRERVSKAAAPPSETSAVHLAHSAHSAISADEQIPFSPSVPDNRSTSSVTRQPYPARSAFKRYVSDLKEGFAYVRGNLFIFTSILLAGIVNFGLAPINVLQTVYVKEHLHADAGMLSGLSISLSCGMIVSGLCLAKWGNAFRKSTLILTAFLLLGCSMALLSFPPLLHGYLAWGFAALLMVLLGVSVSMASVPLRSYVMEVTPGAILGRISALISMVALSAMPLGATLSGFAADFIPVPALYAVMGIMIVVVALCLLPYKAFRRI, encoded by the coding sequence ATGAATGAGTTGGCCGCCCAGGCTGCTGCACCGGCCTTATCCTCTGCTGCACCGGCAGCTGAAGCAATCCCTTTGTCCAAAAATAAAGATTTCCTGCTGCTCCTCTGCGCCAAGGCGATTTCCCGGTTTGGAGACTCGGTCGACGCCATTGCGTACAGCTGGATCGTTTACATGCTGACCGGCTCCAAGCTGCTCATGGGCACGCTATTTGCGGTCAATACCCTTCCCGCTATCGTATTAAGCATCTTCACAGGTGTCTTTGTGGACCGCTGGCCGAAAAAAATCATCGTTATCGCCGCCGACTACGGGCGCGGAACGATCGTTTTCCTGACGGGCTTGCTTTATTTGACCGGACAGTTGGAAGTCTGGCATTTGTTCCTATTTACGCTGCTGATCTCGTCTCTGGAAGCTTTCGCCTCCCCGGCGGGAAATGCCTGGATTCCCTCCATCCTCGGCAAATCTCAATTGCTGAAAGGCAACTCCTTGTCCGGATCGGTCGCGCAGACTGCGGAGCTGATTGGCCTGGCCGCTGCCGGCGGCATCATCGCCTTCTTCGGTAGTACCGGCGCTTTGTGGGTGGACGCTGCCACCTTCCTGCTGTCGGGCCTGCTGCTCGGTTTTGTTCGTTCGGGCAGGGAGCGAGTAAGCAAAGCCGCCGCCCCACCCTCCGAAACCTCAGCTGTCCATTTGGCCCATTCAGCCCATTCGGCTATATCCGCTGATGAACAAATTCCCTTTAGTCCCTCTGTTCCTGATAACAGAAGCACTTCTTCCGTAACCCGTCAGCCTTACCCTGCCCGCTCCGCTTTCAAGAGGTATGTGTCCGATTTGAAAGAGGGTTTCGCCTACGTAAGAGGCAATTTGTTCATCTTTACTTCCATCCTGCTGGCCGGGATCGTCAACTTCGGTTTGGCGCCGATTAACGTGCTCCAGACCGTATATGTTAAGGAGCATCTGCACGCGGATGCAGGCATGCTGAGCGGCCTCAGCATCAGCTTAAGCTGCGGCATGATCGTATCCGGGCTATGCCTGGCCAAGTGGGGCAACGCTTTTCGAAAAAGCACGCTGATCCTCACCGCCTTCCTGCTGCTGGGCTGCAGCATGGCCCTGCTCTCGTTCCCGCCTTTGCTGCACGGTTACTTAGCTTGGGGTTTCGCCGCCCTGCTTATGGTTTTGCTCGGCGTCTCTGTCAGCATGGCTTCCGTCCCGCTCCGCTCCTACGTCATGGAGGTTACACCCGGCGCGATTTTGGGCCGCATTTCGGCTTTAATCAGCATGGTCGCTTTAAGCGCCATGCCGCTTGGTGCCACCTTAAGCGGCTTTGCCGCCGATTTCATTCCCGTACCCGCGCTGTACGCGGTCATGGGGATCATGATTGTCGTAGTAGCGCTGTGCCTGCTGCCTTATAAGGCGTTTCGGCGGATTTGA
- a CDS encoding VOC family protein translates to MLKTAGIHHITAYAQDVQSSVDFYAGLLGLRLIKQTVHFEAPDVYHLYFGNEFGQPGTILSLLCREDFPAGRLGGGQVGVIVFMVPAGGLLFWRQRLKKYKIDFMETRRFGRDYVRFTDLSGMLIDLVELEAGAVPEAARSTVQGPIPEAYAIRGFDGVLLFSRKPDQTADVLELVLGLLYKDSEEGIARYETHGGLGSRIDLSIEPIPAGAPGAGVVQHLAWRTSDASEQILWQEQLKESGLDPTPAINMEYYKTVRFREPGGILFQMATEVPGFQTDETAGELGRELMLPDKLEMQRSSIERRLPEFQLREFS, encoded by the coding sequence TTGCTTAAAACGGCTGGTATTCACCATATCACGGCTTACGCGCAGGACGTTCAGTCCAGCGTTGACTTCTATGCGGGACTTCTGGGACTGCGGCTGATCAAACAAACGGTTCATTTTGAAGCCCCGGATGTCTATCATTTGTATTTCGGTAACGAATTCGGCCAGCCGGGCACGATTCTGTCTTTATTATGCCGGGAGGATTTCCCTGCGGGCAGGCTGGGCGGAGGCCAAGTGGGCGTTATCGTATTTATGGTGCCTGCGGGCGGACTGCTGTTTTGGCGCCAAAGGTTGAAAAAGTACAAAATCGACTTCATGGAAACCCGCCGATTTGGCAGGGATTATGTCCGTTTCACCGATCTGAGCGGGATGCTGATTGATCTGGTGGAGCTTGAGGCTGGAGCCGTTCCGGAGGCTGCCCGGAGCACGGTTCAGGGTCCGATTCCAGAGGCTTATGCGATCCGCGGCTTCGACGGGGTGCTGCTGTTCAGCCGCAAGCCGGATCAGACGGCGGATGTGCTGGAGCTTGTGCTTGGCCTGCTCTACAAGGACAGTGAAGAAGGGATAGCCCGGTATGAGACCCATGGAGGACTGGGCAGCCGGATCGATTTGAGCATCGAGCCGATTCCGGCCGGGGCGCCTGGCGCTGGTGTTGTGCAGCATTTAGCCTGGCGCACCAGCGATGCCAGCGAACAGATTTTGTGGCAGGAGCAGCTGAAGGAAAGCGGGCTTGATCCAACGCCGGCGATCAACATGGAATATTACAAGACGGTGAGGTTCCGCGAGCCTGGCGGGATTCTTTTTCAGATGGCGACGGAGGTTCCCGGCTTTCAAACGGATGAAACGGCTGGCGAGCTGGGCCGGGAGCTGATGCTGCCAGACAAACTGGAAATGCAGAGATCGTCCATTGAGCGAAGACTGCCGGAATTTCAACTGCGCGAGTTTAGCTAG
- the ilvA gene encoding threonine ammonia-lyase IlvA: MKQTDKPKTASSASVGMEDIVRAHHVLREVIVRTPLQRDAVLSAKYDCNVYLKREDLQIVRSFKIRGAYNMIRSLSPEESARGIVCASAGNHAQGFAFSCNALGIQGKIYMPATTPNQKVTQVKRFGGKHVEVILTGDTYDDAYEESMKACREQGMTFIHPFDNAKIVAGNGTIGMEIMEDLKQPADFVFVTIGGGGLVSGVGAYMKMVSPATKVIGVEPLGAASMTEALKQDKVVTLESIDKFVDGAAVKRVGDLNFEIAKTVLDDVIKVPEGKACTTILELYNENAIVVEPAGSLPVAALDMYREQIKGKTVVCVISGGNNDIDRMQEMKERSLIYEGLKHYFMVNFPQRAGALREFLADILGPNDDITRFEYTKKNNKENGPALVGIELMNKEDYLPLIRRMEAKGIPYTELNRDLNLFNLLI, from the coding sequence ATGAAACAGACAGACAAACCGAAGACCGCCTCTTCCGCGTCTGTGGGCATGGAAGATATCGTACGGGCGCATCACGTGCTGCGCGAGGTAATCGTGCGGACCCCGCTGCAGCGGGATGCCGTCTTATCGGCGAAATACGACTGCAATGTGTATTTGAAGAGAGAGGACCTGCAAATCGTCCGTTCTTTCAAAATCCGCGGAGCCTATAATATGATCCGGAGTCTGAGTCCGGAGGAGAGCGCCCGCGGCATCGTCTGCGCTAGCGCGGGGAATCACGCGCAGGGCTTCGCTTTTTCCTGCAATGCGCTTGGGATCCAGGGGAAAATCTACATGCCGGCTACGACGCCTAACCAGAAGGTGACTCAGGTGAAACGTTTTGGCGGGAAACATGTCGAGGTGATCCTGACGGGGGATACGTACGACGATGCTTACGAGGAATCGATGAAGGCCTGCCGCGAGCAGGGCATGACATTTATTCATCCGTTCGATAATGCGAAAATTGTAGCTGGCAACGGGACGATCGGCATGGAGATTATGGAGGATTTGAAGCAGCCTGCCGATTTCGTGTTCGTGACCATTGGCGGCGGCGGTTTGGTGTCCGGTGTAGGCGCTTATATGAAAATGGTCTCCCCTGCCACCAAAGTGATTGGAGTTGAACCTCTTGGTGCGGCTTCGATGACGGAAGCGCTGAAGCAGGACAAGGTAGTCACGCTGGAATCGATCGACAAGTTCGTTGACGGTGCAGCGGTTAAGCGGGTCGGGGATCTGAATTTTGAAATCGCCAAAACCGTGCTGGACGATGTGATCAAGGTACCGGAAGGCAAGGCCTGCACCACCATCCTGGAGCTCTACAACGAAAATGCGATCGTCGTCGAACCTGCAGGTTCGCTGCCTGTGGCAGCTCTCGACATGTACCGCGAGCAGATTAAAGGCAAGACAGTCGTCTGCGTCATTAGCGGCGGCAACAACGATATCGACCGGATGCAGGAAATGAAGGAGCGTTCGCTGATTTATGAGGGGCTGAAGCATTATTTTATGGTCAATTTCCCTCAGCGGGCGGGAGCGCTGCGCGAATTTCTTGCGGATATTTTAGGGCCGAACGATGACATTACACGGTTTGAATATACGAAGAAGAACAATAAAGAGAACGGTCCGGCGCTTGTCGGCATCGAGCTGATGAACAAGGAAGACTATCTTCCGCTTATCCGCCGGATGGAAGCCAAGGGCATTCCGTATACGGAGCTGAACCGTGATCTGAATTTGTTTAACCTGCTGATTTAA
- a CDS encoding GntR family transcriptional regulator — MSLEFDNNTPIYLQIMTYIKRQIVNGSLAPGDKIPSVRELAAELQINPNTIQRTFQELEREEIVETRRGLGRFVTSEGSKIMEIKKEMAGDLLEKFVQGMKELGFADKDIVSIVSEAVTHEGKGENHERYES; from the coding sequence ATGAGCCTGGAATTTGATAACAACACACCGATCTATCTGCAGATCATGACTTACATCAAGCGGCAGATCGTAAATGGAAGCCTTGCGCCCGGAGATAAAATTCCATCCGTACGGGAGCTGGCAGCTGAGCTGCAGATTAATCCGAATACCATCCAGCGGACTTTTCAGGAGCTGGAACGGGAAGAGATCGTAGAGACCCGGCGCGGACTGGGGAGATTCGTGACAAGTGAGGGATCGAAGATTATGGAGATCAAGAAAGAGATGGCCGGCGACCTGCTGGAGAAGTTTGTTCAAGGGATGAAGGAGTTGGGCTTCGCGGACAAGGACATCGTGTCCATTGTGTCAGAAGCTGTTACGCACGAAGGAAAGGGGGAGAACCATGAACGCTATGAATCATGA
- a CDS encoding ABC transporter ATP-binding protein — translation MNHEAANPNARAQLSVGKPILSIKQVSKSYGSKPALNNVTFDIEPGHIVGLLGTNGSGKSTLMRIAAGLVQPSAGSAQVCGEPIGIRTKGMVSFMPDVPVTEDWMKVQDAISYYRDFYADFDKAKASEMLQFMKLNPRDRVNALSKGMLERLQLTLALSRRARLYLLDEPIGGVDPVARGKILDAILEFYDEDSSIVITTHLVRDIERIFDQVALIRNGELVLMDEVETLRTKTGKSVDELFREVFAE, via the coding sequence ATGAATCATGAGGCTGCGAATCCAAATGCCCGGGCACAGCTTTCGGTTGGGAAGCCCATCTTGAGTATCAAACAGGTGTCCAAAAGTTACGGGAGCAAGCCGGCGTTAAACAACGTCACCTTCGATATTGAGCCGGGCCATATCGTTGGGCTGCTCGGCACGAATGGCAGCGGCAAAAGCACGCTGATGAGAATCGCCGCGGGACTGGTGCAGCCAAGCGCCGGATCGGCGCAGGTATGCGGGGAGCCGATTGGCATCCGAACCAAAGGGATGGTCTCCTTCATGCCGGATGTGCCGGTCACTGAGGATTGGATGAAGGTGCAGGACGCGATCAGCTACTACCGTGATTTCTATGCTGACTTTGACAAAGCGAAGGCGTCCGAAATGCTGCAGTTCATGAAGTTAAATCCGCGCGACCGGGTAAACGCCTTGTCCAAAGGGATGCTGGAGCGGCTGCAGCTGACCCTTGCATTGTCCCGCAGAGCGCGCCTTTATTTGCTGGATGAGCCGATCGGCGGCGTCGATCCGGTGGCCCGCGGCAAAATACTGGATGCGATTCTGGAGTTCTATGATGAAGACAGCAGCATTGTGATTACGACCCATTTGGTACGGGATATCGAGCGGATTTTTGATCAGGTGGCGTTGATCCGGAACGGGGAGCTGGTGCTGATGGACGAAGTGGAGACGCTGCGGACGAAGACGGGAAAAAGCGTTGACGAATTATTTAGAGAGGTGTTTGCCGAATGA
- a CDS encoding LysR family transcriptional regulator yields MDEKDAAMLRYLAEGQSLTRTAERLYVTQPALTYRLQQMEREFGVPLIVKHARGTHLTPEGEALAAHARRMSEELARVKDELQGMRGRIKGTLRLGVSSYFGLYMLPPLLKKFRDLYPEVQFDVTCALSSEVMELLHGREIHLGIVRGDYPWPEGRRLLHDEPICVIAEQQLDLAGLPALPLIQYSDPRGGATRQTPSSFVQDIQAWWRERYDEPPHVVMKVDAYETCREMVKHGLGYSFVPRVFVPQGSGLYTHELARLDGTPLRRSTWMLYREPSLELATVSRFIAFMQEEHGEGGQAFEAARGE; encoded by the coding sequence ATGGATGAGAAAGACGCCGCCATGCTGCGTTATCTGGCAGAGGGACAAAGCCTGACCCGGACAGCGGAACGGCTGTATGTAACGCAGCCCGCGCTTACCTACCGGCTCCAGCAGATGGAGCGGGAATTCGGTGTGCCGCTGATCGTCAAACATGCCAGAGGCACGCATCTGACTCCGGAGGGAGAGGCGCTTGCCGCCCATGCGCGCAGAATGAGTGAAGAGCTGGCCCGGGTGAAGGATGAGCTGCAGGGCATGCGGGGCCGGATTAAAGGCACTCTCAGGCTGGGCGTATCCAGTTATTTTGGCTTGTATATGCTGCCGCCGCTGCTGAAGAAATTCCGGGATTTGTATCCCGAGGTGCAGTTTGATGTGACGTGCGCGCTCAGCTCGGAAGTGATGGAGCTGCTCCACGGACGCGAGATTCATCTTGGCATTGTGCGCGGGGATTATCCTTGGCCGGAGGGACGGCGTCTTCTGCATGACGAGCCGATTTGCGTGATTGCTGAACAACAGCTTGACCTTGCAGGCCTTCCTGCTTTGCCGCTGATCCAATACTCCGACCCGAGGGGCGGAGCCACGCGCCAGACGCCTTCTTCTTTCGTGCAGGACATTCAGGCCTGGTGGAGAGAACGTTACGACGAGCCGCCGCATGTGGTGATGAAGGTGGATGCCTATGAGACCTGCCGGGAAATGGTCAAGCATGGGCTGGGTTATTCGTTTGTTCCCCGCGTGTTTGTGCCCCAGGGAAGCGGACTGTACACACATGAGCTTGCGCGTCTGGACGGAACGCCGCTGAGACGGAGTACGTGGATGCTGTACCGTGAACCGTCCTTGGAGCTTGCTACGGTCAGCCGGTTTATTGCTTTTATGCAGGAGGAGCACGGTGAAGGCGGGCAAGCCTTTGAAGCGGCCAGAGGGGAATGA
- a CDS encoding IS3 family transposase, with amino-acid sequence MRERRDRWTVKEMCKVLAVSESGYYRSLKPTPKRERQERLLVKIKEIIEEYEDNSNYGAQRIRLALAQKEIVTSYSTVYRIMKKHGLLKKVRRHPNGITREDAAAQKSENLIQRDFSASAPNQKWLSDITEVPCLDGKLYVSAVLDCFNGEIVGLAMDDNMRKELCIQAFENACRARNARGMIYHSDRGSQFTSHAFRACLAKRDVVQSMSGTGRCYDNARMESFFATLKKEKLYKIKTEQYPMAYMKSIIFRYIMVYYNRQRVYTSNPGGWPPAIYRERMLSQAA; translated from the coding sequence ATCCGTGAACGACGGGATCGATGGACCGTCAAAGAGATGTGCAAAGTACTTGCTGTCAGCGAATCAGGCTATTACCGCAGCTTGAAGCCCACACCCAAACGAGAGCGGCAAGAACGCCTTCTGGTCAAAATCAAAGAAATCATCGAAGAATATGAAGACAACAGCAATTACGGTGCCCAGCGGATTAGGCTGGCTCTAGCGCAAAAAGAGATCGTGACCAGCTACAGCACCGTCTATCGCATCATGAAGAAGCACGGTCTGCTGAAGAAAGTGAGGCGTCATCCAAACGGCATTACACGTGAGGATGCGGCAGCTCAAAAGAGCGAGAACCTGATCCAGAGAGACTTCAGCGCCTCAGCCCCCAACCAGAAGTGGCTATCGGATATCACAGAAGTGCCTTGTTTAGACGGTAAGCTGTATGTGTCCGCCGTATTGGACTGTTTCAATGGGGAGATCGTGGGTCTGGCCATGGATGACAACATGCGTAAGGAACTCTGCATCCAAGCTTTTGAGAATGCCTGCAGGGCCAGAAATGCTCGTGGAATGATTTATCACAGCGACCGAGGCAGCCAGTTCACGAGCCACGCATTCCGAGCGTGTCTGGCTAAACGAGATGTCGTTCAAAGCATGAGCGGCACAGGGCGCTGCTATGACAACGCAAGAATGGAAAGCTTCTTTGCTACGCTAAAGAAAGAAAAGCTATATAAGATCAAAACCGAGCAATACCCGATGGCCTATATGAAATCGATTATCTTCCGATACATCATGGTCTATTACAACAGACAGAGGGTTTACACCTCTAATCCAGGGGGATGGCCCCCAGCTATTTATCGCGAAAGAATGCTGTCACAGGCAGCTTAA
- a CDS encoding transposase, whose product MNRYDKAFKEEAVRLSDEIGPKKAAEQLGVAYHTLQDWRKRRTLHGDGAHIGSGRAYASANKTTREIELERENSELRRANEILKDALGFFAKDRKR is encoded by the coding sequence ATGAATCGGTACGACAAAGCATTCAAAGAAGAAGCGGTAAGGTTAAGCGATGAGATCGGGCCCAAGAAAGCGGCCGAGCAGTTAGGCGTAGCCTACCACACCTTGCAGGACTGGAGGAAACGAAGAACCCTGCACGGTGATGGAGCGCATATCGGAAGTGGTCGCGCTTATGCATCTGCCAATAAGACTACGCGTGAAATCGAATTAGAAAGAGAAAACAGCGAGTTGCGTCGTGCGAATGAAATTCTCAAGGACGCACTTGGTTTTTTCGCAAAAGACCGGAAGCGCTAA
- a CDS encoding VanZ family protein produces the protein MQYYKFDFHPTVFIVVFFICLVLFYVITKFVAKKKFNSRQFLYISAFIFYILSLIKLTILPLVVFIKQPPDLPISLYYSYIPFENVGNAIRSGNYIQVFGNVLLLLPLPILLQLIAREQFSFKKTALISTIATFTIELLQLLIDFATHYPNKVADIDDIILNIFGALIGWFIFRVVLRFKYVSLKLNHQN, from the coding sequence ATGCAGTATTATAAATTTGATTTCCACCCCACTGTGTTTATAGTGGTTTTTTTTATTTGTTTAGTCCTTTTCTATGTAATAACTAAATTCGTTGCCAAAAAAAAGTTTAATTCAAGACAGTTTTTATATATTTCTGCATTCATTTTTTACATACTATCTTTAATTAAACTTACAATTCTCCCTTTGGTTGTTTTTATTAAGCAACCCCCTGATCTCCCTATATCCCTTTACTATTCATATATCCCCTTTGAAAATGTGGGAAATGCTATACGATCTGGGAATTATATTCAAGTTTTCGGAAATGTACTTCTGCTTTTACCGTTACCGATTCTTCTTCAATTGATTGCCAGAGAACAATTTTCATTTAAAAAGACTGCACTTATCTCTACAATAGCCACTTTTACAATTGAACTACTCCAATTACTTATTGATTTTGCCACACACTATCCGAATAAAGTTGCTGACATTGATGATATAATTTTAAATATATTTGGAGCTTTAATTGGCTGGTTTATTTTTAGAGTTGTATTACGATTTAAGTATGTTTCATTGAAGTTAAATCATCAAAATTAG
- a CDS encoding IS630 family transposase produces MGIPEEKHLVEPALREISDKRMYERYLAVLHRLEGRTIKDISKMIKRTEKTTAGYIHSYEREELEGLSLGHSPGKPHRLMDEQERILANTVANKRPVDVGIEAKYTWTLKLAMLFVEREFGECYTEKGMSVLLHRLGLSHTKATYTMELANPEEQHTFTSKTFPALKKLMKQEIEHLLFEDECMIRAYQSLQYSWFPVGAQRRIPTYGRHEGAKLFGALNYETGQVLYRDGERYDTSAFIQFLDVVLKAYPTGKRVMILDNGRIHHAAEVRNYLKQHTRLQFVFLPKYPPDLNLIEGLWKWLKSDVVHNVFYKKFYHIRINVAAFMKRVNKKPVEVIDRLCIRM; encoded by the coding sequence ATGGGAATTCCTGAAGAAAAACACTTGGTCGAACCGGCGCTTCGTGAAATTTCTGACAAACGGATGTATGAACGTTATTTGGCGGTACTTCATCGCCTTGAAGGCCGTACGATTAAAGACATTTCAAAGATGATCAAACGTACCGAGAAAACGACTGCCGGATACATTCATAGCTACGAGCGTGAAGAACTTGAGGGTCTTTCACTGGGGCATTCCCCTGGCAAACCCCATCGGCTTATGGACGAGCAGGAAAGGATTCTTGCGAACACCGTTGCCAACAAGCGTCCGGTCGATGTGGGCATTGAAGCCAAGTATACCTGGACCCTCAAGCTAGCGATGCTCTTTGTTGAACGTGAATTCGGTGAATGTTACACCGAAAAAGGCATGTCCGTCCTGCTGCATCGGCTTGGCCTCAGCCATACGAAGGCGACCTATACGATGGAATTGGCCAATCCTGAAGAACAGCATACCTTCACGTCTAAAACCTTTCCTGCGCTAAAAAAGCTGATGAAGCAAGAAATCGAGCATCTGCTCTTCGAAGATGAATGCATGATTCGAGCTTACCAATCTCTGCAATACTCCTGGTTTCCGGTGGGAGCACAGCGGAGGATCCCGACCTACGGACGGCACGAAGGTGCAAAGCTGTTTGGTGCGCTCAATTACGAAACCGGTCAGGTGCTTTATCGTGATGGCGAGCGGTACGACACGTCTGCATTTATTCAGTTTCTGGATGTCGTCTTAAAAGCGTACCCGACAGGGAAGAGAGTAATGATTCTCGATAACGGCCGCATTCATCATGCAGCCGAAGTAAGGAATTACTTGAAGCAGCATACACGGTTACAATTTGTTTTTCTGCCGAAGTATCCGCCTGATCTTAATCTGATTGAAGGCCTATGGAAGTGGCTAAAGAGCGATGTCGTTCATAACGTTTTTTACAAGAAGTTTTATCACATCCGAATCAATGTTGCAGCCTTCATGAAACGTGTGAATAAGAAACCCGTGGAGGTCATCGACCGGTTGTGCATCCGAATGTAA
- a CDS encoding M20 family metallopeptidase produces the protein MPNKVPNKEQKQKIEQAVHAIDEQLRAIAKEIHADPELSFHEYRAQRRLTAPLEGAGFVIETGLAGLETSFRASWSGSGAEGASDVEGESGGKGAAGGPTIALLAEYDALPGVGHACGHNLIGTSAVGAALALKAACPDLPGRIVVLGTPAEEEGGGKIIMSEAGIFDDVDAVMMCHPQEKTMVLRGGLACVDATFTFHGKQAHASSSPERGISALDAMINAFVAINSIRQFVKDDVRIHGIITKGGDAPNVVPELCEAVFILRAATVDGLKTVREKVYRAVRSAAEGVGAEVEIAEGLIYAERNNNKALAGLFRGNLEAMGLEVSDPPQSGGVGSSDIGNVSRVTAAIHPYIRLGDAGTHTPEFAALAGGEAGMLYLNQAARALALTAYDLIADPQALQRVREEFEAWKLEGEQT, from the coding sequence ATGCCGAACAAGGTGCCGAACAAGGAACAGAAGCAGAAAATTGAACAAGCCGTACATGCAATCGATGAACAGCTGCGCGCGATCGCCAAGGAAATCCATGCCGATCCGGAGCTCAGCTTTCATGAATACCGGGCCCAGCGAAGGCTGACTGCACCGCTTGAGGGGGCAGGATTTGTTATAGAAACCGGACTGGCCGGATTGGAAACGTCGTTCCGGGCCAGCTGGAGCGGCAGCGGGGCAGAAGGCGCGTCAGACGTGGAAGGCGAGAGCGGCGGGAAAGGCGCGGCAGGCGGACCAACGATCGCCCTGCTGGCGGAATATGACGCGCTGCCGGGTGTAGGCCATGCCTGCGGACATAACCTGATCGGCACCTCCGCCGTAGGCGCGGCGCTGGCTCTGAAAGCCGCATGTCCGGATTTGCCCGGACGGATCGTCGTGCTCGGCACGCCGGCCGAAGAAGAAGGCGGAGGCAAGATCATCATGAGCGAAGCGGGCATCTTTGATGACGTGGACGCGGTCATGATGTGCCATCCGCAGGAGAAAACGATGGTGCTGCGCGGCGGACTTGCCTGCGTGGACGCTACGTTTACGTTCCATGGCAAGCAGGCGCATGCCTCGTCGTCGCCGGAGCGCGGGATCAGCGCCCTGGACGCGATGATCAACGCTTTTGTGGCGATCAACTCGATCCGCCAGTTCGTGAAGGATGACGTTCGTATCCACGGCATCATTACCAAAGGCGGGGATGCGCCGAACGTCGTGCCGGAGCTGTGCGAGGCGGTGTTCATCCTGCGGGCGGCCACGGTTGACGGTCTGAAGACGGTGCGCGAGAAGGTCTACCGCGCCGTGCGGAGCGCGGCTGAAGGCGTAGGCGCCGAGGTCGAAATCGCCGAAGGGCTGATTTACGCGGAGCGCAACAACAACAAAGCGCTGGCCGGATTGTTCCGCGGCAACCTGGAGGCGATGGGCCTTGAAGTCAGCGATCCGCCGCAGAGCGGAGGCGTGGGCTCTTCGGATATCGGCAATGTCAGCCGGGTAACGGCTGCTATTCACCCGTATATCCGCCTTGGGGATGCGGGAACGCATACCCCGGAATTTGCGGCGCTGGCCGGCGGAGAAGCGGGCATGCTTTATTTGAACCAGGCGGCTCGGGCGCTTGCCCTTACTGCCTATGATCTGATTGCCGATCCGCAGGCGCTGCAGCGGGTGCGGGAAGAGTTTGAAGCCTGGAAGCTGGAAGGAGAACAAACCTGA